TCATCAAGCTCGAGCAGAACTACCGCTCGGTGCAGCGCATCCTGGCGGCCGCCAACCAGGTCATCGAAAAGAACCCCAAGCTCTTCGAAAAGAAGCTCTGGTCCGAGCTGGGGGTGGGCGAACCCATCGTCGTGTCGGCCATGGACGGCGAGGAGCAGGAGGCCGAGTCCATCGCCATGAAGGTGTCCGCCGCGCGCTTCGAGCGCCAGGCGCAGTGGAAGGATTTCGCCATCCTGTACCGCAGCAATCATCAGTCGCGCATCCTGGAGCAGGCACTGCGCAACCTGAAGATCCCGTACACGATCTCCGGCGGGCAAAGCTTCTTCGACAAGGCCGAAGTGCGCGACATCCTGGCCTACCTGCGCGTGCTGGCCAACGACGATGACGACCCCGCCTTCATCCGCGCGGCCACCACGCCCAAGCGCGGCATCGGCCAGACCACGTTGCAGGCGCTGGGCCAGTACGCCGCCAGCCGCGAACTGTCGCTGCTGGCCGCCGTGGCCGAAACCGGCCTCGAAAGCGTCCTGGCGCCGCGCCAGCTTGAACAGCTGCGCACCTTTGCGGAATTCATCCGCCGCATGCAGTGGCGCGCGGGTCGCGGCGCAGCCTCCGGCAAGGACGCGGCGCCTGCGGAACCGGCAGGCGCGATCCTCGACGACCTCCTCGAAGCCATCCAGTACGAACGGCACCTGTTTGAACTCTTCGAAGAACGCCCCGCGCAGACACGGTGGCAGAACGTCCTGGAGCTGACCGGCTGGCTCAAGCGCAAGGCCGAGGAAGACAACATGACGCTCTTCGACCTGGTGCAGCACGTGGCGCTGGTCACCATGCTGGAGCGCGGCGAGGAAGAAGCGCCCGACGCCGTCAAGATGTCCACGCTGCACGCTTCCAAGGGCCTCGAATACCCGCACGTGTACCTGGCGGGCGTGGAAGAAGGCCTGCTGCCTCACCTGGGCAAGGACGACGAAGTGGGCGATCCGGCGCGTGCCGCCGAGAACCTGGCGACCCGCATCCAGGAAGAGCGGCGCCTGATGTACGTCGGCATCACCCGCGCGCAGCGCAGCCTGAACCTGAGCTGGTGCAAGCGCCGCCGTCGCGCCCGCGAAGACCTGGTGCGCGAACCGTCGCGCTTCATCGAGGAAATGGGCCTGGGCGACGTGCGCATCCAGGAGGACGACGCGACCGCCGCCATGAGCCCCAAGGAGCGCATGGCCATGCTGAAGGCGCTGCTGAACAAGTAGGGGCCGAGTCAAGCCAAGCTGGGGAAAGCGGGGCCCCGGCGCGGGCTTGAAGAAATGCGCGGGTCGCTCCTACACTGGCCTGTCCGGATCGAAGGAGCGCATCATGTGCCGTTGGCTGGCTTACACCGGTAGTCCCCTGCAGATGGAGAGCGTGCTGTTCAAGGCCAAGTACTCGCTCATCGAACAAAGCCTGCATTCCCGCCTGGGCGCCACCACCACGAACGGCGATGGTTTCGGGCTGGGCTGGTACAGCCGCCCCATCGAGGGCCGCCCCAGCGAACCGCCGTTCCGCTATCGCAGCGTGCATCCGGCGTGGAACGACCGCAATCTGCGCGAGGCGGCCCGCGCCATCCAT
The DNA window shown above is from Achromobacter spanius and carries:
- a CDS encoding UvrD-helicase domain-containing protein → MSASEPIGHGMNPAQREATLYLDGPCLVLAGAGSGKTRVITQKIAYLLRECGYMGRNVVALTFTNKAAREMDERVKTLVDRKLSKGLIISTFHSLGVKMLREEARNAGLKPTFSILDADDAMGIIQELLATTDKARLRHVQGIISLWKNALLEPDDAAREAITPGDVEAANVYRSYAATLAAYQAVDFDDLIRIPAQLLASNEEVRTRWQNRVRYLLVDEYQDTNVCQYRLVQLLTGPRAMFTAVGDDDQAIYAWRGATIENLAKLTTDYPNIKLIKLEQNYRSVQRILAAANQVIEKNPKLFEKKLWSELGVGEPIVVSAMDGEEQEAESIAMKVSAARFERQAQWKDFAILYRSNHQSRILEQALRNLKIPYTISGGQSFFDKAEVRDILAYLRVLANDDDDPAFIRAATTPKRGIGQTTLQALGQYAASRELSLLAAVAETGLESVLAPRQLEQLRTFAEFIRRMQWRAGRGAASGKDAAPAEPAGAILDDLLEAIQYERHLFELFEERPAQTRWQNVLELTGWLKRKAEEDNMTLFDLVQHVALVTMLERGEEEAPDAVKMSTLHASKGLEYPHVYLAGVEEGLLPHLGKDDEVGDPARAAENLATRIQEERRLMYVGITRAQRSLNLSWCKRRRRAREDLVREPSRFIEEMGLGDVRIQEDDATAAMSPKERMAMLKALLNK